Proteins co-encoded in one Streptococcus parauberis NCFD 2020 genomic window:
- a CDS encoding acyl carrier protein: MTRNDILERLTRIIQEIEANELPEINESTNFEKDLDADSIKLTEFIINVEDDFNISIPDEDAEDMKTVGDMITYISNRLN, encoded by the coding sequence ATGACGAGAAATGATATTTTAGAAAGACTAACAAGAATCATTCAAGAAATTGAAGCGAATGAATTACCTGAAATTAATGAGTCAACTAATTTTGAAAAAGATTTAGATGCTGATTCAATCAAATTAACAGAATTTATTATTAATGTTGAAGATGATTTCAACATTAGTATCCCAGATGAAGATGCGGAAGATATGAAAACTGTTGGTGATATGATTACATATATTTCTAATCGTTTGAACTAA
- a CDS encoding phosphoribosylformylglycinamidine synthase yields the protein MDKRIFVEKKEDFQVKAESLVKELNHNLQLETLKDLRIIQVYDVFSIDEGLIEKAEKHIFSEQVTDNLLDGAFLLNDLDSYSYFAIESLPGQFDQRAASSQEAILLLGSSSKVTVNTAQLYLVNKDIDETELTALKHYLLNPVDSRFKDITHAIAKHNFSESDKTIPNLDFFTSYTAEDFKAYKSESGLAMEVDDLLFIQDYYKTIGRVPTETELKVLDTYWSDHCRHTTFETELKAIDFSESKFQKQLQATYDKYIQMRNELGRSEKPETLMDMATVFGRYERANGRLDDMEVSDEINACSVEIEVDVNGVKEPWLLMFKNETHNHPTEIEPFGGAATCIGGAIRDPLSGRSYVYQAMRISGAGDITMPIAATRKGKLPQQVISKTAAHGYSSYGNQIGLATTYVKEYFHPGFVAKRMELGAVVGAAPKENVIREKPEAGDVVILLGGKTGRDGVGGATGSSKVQTVESVETAGAEVQKGNAIEERKIQRLFRNSQVTRLIKKSNDFGAGGVCVAIGELADGLEIDLDKVPLKYQGLNGTEIAISESQERMSVVVRPEDADQFIEECRKENIDALIVAVVTEKPNLVMTWNGQTIVDIERSFLDTNGVRVVVDAKVVDKETTIPEQRQTSEANLKADTLALLAELNHSSQKGLQTIFDSSVGRSTVNHPLGGRYQMTPTESSVQKLPVQNGVTQTASAIAQGYNPAIAEWSPYHGAAYAVIEATARLVASGAEWDKARFSYQEYFQRMDKIAENFGQPVAALLGSIEAQIQLGLPSIGGKDSMSGTFEELTVPPTLVAFGVTTATVGKVLSPEFKAVGQNIYYMPGQAISQEIDFELIKANFTKFKAIQEQHTITAASAVKYGGPIESLALMSFGNQIGAEVTLSDLSLGLNAQLGGFIFTSADDIAGAEKIGQTTANFSLVINGQELTGAKLQSAFEGTLASIYPTEFEQTSSLAEVPAVNSSAIITRIERIDQPLVYIPVFPGTNSEYDSAKAFEKEGARVNLVPFVTLNEEAIVESVETMVANIEEANIIFFAGGFSAADEPDGSAKFIVNILLNAKVRQAINAFIANGGLIIGICNGFQALVKSGLLPYGNFDSATETSPTLFYNDANQHVAKMVETRITNTNSPWLSGVKVGDIHAIPVSHGEGKFVVTEEEFKELRDNGQIFSQYVDFQGKPSMDSNYNPNGSVNAIEGITSKNGQIIGKMGHSERYEDGLFQNIPGQKDQFLFASAVHYFTGK from the coding sequence ATGGATAAACGTATTTTTGTAGAGAAAAAAGAAGATTTTCAGGTAAAGGCAGAGTCACTTGTAAAAGAATTAAATCATAATCTGCAATTAGAAACTTTAAAAGATCTTAGAATCATTCAAGTTTATGATGTTTTCTCAATAGACGAGGGTTTAATTGAAAAAGCTGAAAAACACATTTTTTCAGAACAAGTAACAGATAATCTTTTAGATGGAGCATTTCTCTTAAATGATTTAGACAGTTATTCTTATTTTGCTATCGAATCTCTGCCTGGTCAATTTGATCAACGTGCAGCTAGTTCTCAAGAAGCAATATTATTATTAGGTAGTTCAAGTAAAGTAACAGTTAATACAGCTCAACTTTATCTTGTAAATAAAGATATCGATGAGACAGAATTAACAGCTCTTAAACACTACTTGCTTAACCCAGTTGATTCAAGATTTAAAGATATCACACATGCAATTGCGAAACATAATTTTTCAGAATCTGATAAAACTATTCCAAATCTCGATTTCTTTACTTCATATACTGCTGAGGATTTTAAAGCTTATAAATCAGAGTCTGGTCTTGCCATGGAAGTTGATGATTTACTTTTCATCCAAGATTACTATAAAACAATTGGGCGCGTGCCTACTGAGACAGAACTTAAAGTATTAGATACTTACTGGTCTGACCATTGTCGTCACACGACTTTTGAAACTGAATTAAAGGCTATTGATTTTTCAGAATCTAAATTTCAAAAACAATTACAAGCAACTTATGATAAGTATATCCAAATGCGTAATGAATTGGGTCGTTCAGAAAAACCTGAAACTCTAATGGATATGGCAACTGTCTTTGGACGTTATGAACGTGCTAATGGTCGCCTTGATGATATGGAAGTATCAGATGAGATCAATGCTTGTTCTGTTGAAATCGAAGTCGATGTCAATGGTGTGAAAGAACCCTGGCTTTTGATGTTCAAAAATGAAACACATAATCACCCAACAGAAATTGAACCTTTCGGTGGAGCGGCAACTTGTATCGGAGGGGCTATTCGTGACCCATTATCTGGTCGCTCTTATGTTTATCAAGCTATGCGTATTTCAGGCGCAGGCGACATCACTATGCCAATTGCGGCAACTCGTAAAGGTAAATTACCGCAACAAGTTATTTCAAAAACAGCGGCGCACGGCTATTCTTCATATGGAAACCAAATTGGTTTAGCAACAACTTATGTTAAAGAATACTTCCATCCAGGTTTTGTAGCTAAACGGATGGAACTTGGGGCTGTCGTCGGGGCTGCTCCAAAGGAAAATGTTATTCGTGAAAAACCTGAAGCTGGCGATGTGGTAATCCTCTTAGGTGGAAAAACCGGTCGTGATGGTGTTGGTGGAGCAACTGGCTCTTCAAAAGTGCAAACTGTTGAATCAGTTGAGACAGCTGGTGCAGAAGTTCAAAAAGGTAATGCTATTGAAGAACGAAAGATTCAACGACTCTTCCGCAATAGTCAAGTTACTCGTTTAATTAAAAAATCAAATGACTTTGGAGCTGGTGGTGTTTGTGTTGCCATCGGTGAATTAGCAGATGGTCTGGAAATTGATTTAGATAAAGTTCCATTAAAATATCAAGGATTAAATGGAACAGAGATTGCTATTTCAGAATCTCAAGAACGGATGTCAGTTGTTGTTCGTCCAGAAGATGCTGATCAGTTTATCGAGGAATGTCGTAAAGAAAACATTGATGCTTTGATTGTAGCTGTTGTCACTGAAAAACCAAACTTGGTAATGACTTGGAATGGCCAAACAATTGTTGATATTGAACGCTCTTTCTTAGATACAAATGGAGTACGCGTGGTTGTTGATGCCAAGGTTGTTGATAAAGAAACTACTATTCCTGAGCAACGTCAAACTTCAGAAGCTAACTTAAAAGCAGATACATTAGCTTTACTTGCTGAACTTAATCATAGTTCACAAAAAGGACTTCAAACTATTTTTGACAGTTCGGTTGGTCGTTCAACAGTTAACCATCCTCTAGGCGGTCGCTACCAAATGACACCGACTGAAAGTTCAGTTCAAAAACTACCTGTTCAAAATGGAGTGACGCAAACAGCGTCAGCCATTGCCCAAGGCTATAATCCAGCTATTGCCGAATGGTCTCCTTATCATGGTGCAGCTTATGCTGTGATTGAAGCAACTGCCCGTTTAGTAGCTTCAGGTGCAGAATGGGATAAGGCTCGCTTCTCATATCAAGAGTATTTCCAAAGAATGGATAAGATTGCTGAGAACTTCGGTCAACCTGTTGCAGCACTACTTGGTTCTATTGAAGCCCAAATTCAACTTGGTTTGCCATCAATTGGTGGTAAAGACTCCATGTCAGGTACTTTTGAAGAGCTGACTGTTCCACCAACCCTTGTAGCCTTTGGAGTTACCACAGCTACTGTTGGGAAGGTTCTTTCACCAGAGTTTAAAGCTGTTGGTCAAAACATTTACTACATGCCAGGTCAAGCCATCTCACAAGAAATTGACTTTGAGCTCATCAAAGCCAACTTCACTAAATTTAAAGCAATCCAAGAGCAACATACAATTACTGCAGCCTCAGCTGTTAAGTACGGTGGTCCAATTGAAAGCCTCGCATTGATGAGTTTTGGAAACCAAATTGGTGCAGAAGTGACCTTGTCAGACCTCTCCTTAGGGCTTAATGCGCAGCTTGGAGGTTTTATCTTCACGTCTGCCGACGACATTGCTGGCGCAGAAAAAATTGGTCAAACCACTGCTAACTTTAGCTTAGTGATTAACGGCCAAGAACTAACAGGTGCTAAGCTTCAAAGTGCATTTGAAGGCACACTTGCAAGCATCTATCCGACAGAATTTGAACAAACTTCAAGCCTTGCGGAAGTACCAGCTGTTAACAGCTCTGCAATTATCACAAGAATAGAAAGAATTGACCAACCATTAGTTTACATTCCAGTATTCCCAGGTACCAACTCAGAATATGATTCAGCTAAAGCCTTTGAAAAAGAAGGTGCTAGAGTTAATTTAGTCCCATTTGTAACCTTAAATGAAGAAGCAATTGTAGAGTCAGTTGAAACAATGGTCGCAAATATTGAAGAAGCTAATATCATCTTCTTTGCTGGGGGATTCTCAGCTGCTGATGAACCAGATGGATCTGCTAAATTTATTGTTAACATTCTTTTGAATGCAAAAGTTCGCCAAGCTATTAATGCCTTTATTGCTAATGGTGGTTTGATAATTGGTATCTGTAATGGCTTCCAAGCATTAGTTAAATCAGGTTTACTACCATATGGTAATTTTGATAGTGCAACTGAAACAAGCCCAACACTTTTCTACAACGATGCTAATCAACACGTGGCTAAAATGGTTGAAACACGCATTACCAATACTAACTCACCTTGGTTAAGTGGAGTTAAAGTTGGTGATATCCATGCTATCCCAGTCTCACATGGTGAAGGTAAATTTGTTGTCACCGAAGAAGAATTTAAGGAACTCCGTGATAATGGACAAATCTTCAGTCAATATGTTGACTTCCAAGGAAAACCAAGCATGGATTCTAATTATAATCCAAATGGCTCAGTAAATGCCATCGAAGGGATTACAAGTAAGAACGGACAAATTATTGGGAAAATGGGACATTCAGAACGTTATGAAGATGGTCTCTTCCAAAATATTCCTGGTCAGAAAGATCAATTCTTATTTGCATCAGCCGTTCACTATTTCACAGGTAAATAA
- a CDS encoding pyridoxal phosphate-dependent aminotransferase — protein MDLSDRFNKNLGKIEISLIRQFDQSISDVPGILKLTLGEPDFATPDHVKEAAKKAIDDNQSHYTGMSGLLALRQAAADFVKVKYNLNYKPETEVMVTIGATEALSASLMTILEEEDVVLLPAPAYPGYEPIVTLAGARIVEIDTTPNNFVLTPEVLEEALIAQGDKVKAVLLNYPTNPTGMTYSREQIKSFAEVLAKYNVFVVSDEVYSELNYTDQNHVSIAEYLPEQTILVNGLSKSHAMTGWRIGFIFTHETIAAQVIKSHQYLVTAATTMAQYAGIEALTVGKNDTQPMKEQYIRRRDYIIEKMTEMGFSMIKPDGAFYIFAKIPQGFGENGSFKFCQELARQQALAFIPGIAFGPFGEGYVRLSYAASMETIETAMERLKDYMTHYGN, from the coding sequence ATGGATTTAAGTGATCGTTTTAATAAGAATTTAGGTAAGATAGAAATTTCTTTGATTCGTCAATTTGATCAATCGATTTCTGATGTACCAGGTATTTTAAAATTAACTTTAGGTGAACCAGATTTTGCAACTCCTGACCATGTCAAAGAAGCAGCCAAAAAAGCTATAGATGACAATCAATCTCATTATACAGGTATGAGTGGTCTTCTTGCATTAAGACAAGCAGCCGCTGATTTCGTTAAAGTGAAATACAATTTGAATTATAAACCTGAAACAGAGGTTATGGTAACTATTGGTGCAACAGAGGCTTTGTCAGCTTCTCTGATGACTATCTTGGAAGAGGAGGATGTTGTTTTACTTCCCGCGCCAGCCTACCCTGGCTATGAACCAATTGTGACACTTGCGGGAGCTAGGATTGTCGAAATAGATACCACTCCAAACAACTTCGTATTAACTCCTGAGGTTTTAGAGGAGGCCCTTATTGCCCAAGGAGATAAAGTAAAAGCTGTATTACTCAACTATCCAACAAATCCCACTGGGATGACCTATTCTAGAGAGCAGATCAAGTCTTTTGCTGAAGTCTTGGCAAAATATAATGTTTTTGTGGTTAGTGATGAAGTTTATTCTGAATTAAATTATACTGATCAAAATCATGTTTCCATTGCAGAGTACCTTCCTGAACAAACTATTTTAGTTAATGGCTTATCTAAATCGCATGCTATGACTGGGTGGCGTATTGGGTTTATCTTTACGCATGAGACGATTGCAGCACAGGTTATCAAGAGTCACCAGTATCTGGTAACTGCTGCCACAACTATGGCTCAATATGCGGGCATTGAAGCATTAACCGTTGGTAAAAATGATACTCAACCAATGAAGGAACAGTATATCAGACGTCGTGATTATATCATTGAAAAGATGACTGAGATGGGCTTTTCGATGATTAAGCCAGATGGTGCTTTTTATATATTTGCTAAAATTCCACAAGGATTTGGTGAAAATGGCTCCTTCAAATTCTGTCAGGAATTAGCGAGACAGCAAGCTCTTGCTTTTATTCCAGGGATTGCTTTTGGTCCATTTGGTGAGGGCTATGTACGTCTGAGCTATGCAGCTAGTATGGAAACAATTGAAACTGCTATGGAACGTTTGAAAGACTATATGACACATTATGGAAACTAG
- a CDS encoding ribose-phosphate diphosphokinase produces MSYSDLKLFALSSNKELAERVASSMGIQMGKSTVRQFSDGEIQVNIEESIRGHHVFILQSTSSPVNDNLMEILIMVDALKRASAEKVSVVMPYYGYARQDRKARSREPITSKLVANMLEVAGVDRLLTVDLHAAQIQGFFDIPVDHLMGAPLIAEYFDRHDLVGDDVVVVSPDHGGVTRARKLAQFLQTPIAIIDKRRSVDKMNTSEVMNIIGNVAGKKCILIDDMIDTAGTICHAADALAEAGATEVYASCTHPVLSGPAMDNIEKSAIKKLIVLDTIAISEERLIDKIEMISIADLIADAIIRIHEKRPLSPLFEIEK; encoded by the coding sequence ATGTCTTATTCGGATTTAAAATTGTTTGCGCTGTCTTCTAACAAAGAACTAGCTGAACGTGTAGCATCATCAATGGGTATTCAAATGGGAAAATCTACAGTTCGTCAGTTTTCTGATGGGGAAATTCAAGTAAACATTGAAGAGTCAATTCGTGGTCATCATGTTTTTATTTTACAATCAACAAGTTCACCAGTAAATGATAACTTGATGGAAATATTAATTATGGTTGATGCACTTAAACGGGCAAGTGCTGAAAAAGTAAGTGTAGTTATGCCTTACTATGGTTATGCACGTCAAGATAGAAAAGCTCGCTCTCGTGAACCGATTACTTCTAAATTAGTCGCTAATATGTTAGAAGTTGCTGGTGTGGATCGTCTTTTAACAGTAGATTTGCATGCTGCTCAAATTCAAGGTTTCTTTGATATCCCAGTAGATCATTTAATGGGTGCACCTCTAATTGCCGAGTACTTTGATCGTCATGACTTAGTTGGAGATGATGTAGTAGTTGTCAGTCCGGACCATGGTGGTGTTACAAGAGCACGTAAATTGGCACAATTCCTTCAAACACCGATTGCAATTATTGATAAACGTCGTAGTGTTGATAAAATGAATACATCTGAAGTTATGAACATTATTGGGAATGTTGCAGGTAAAAAATGTATTCTGATAGATGATATGATTGATACGGCTGGTACGATTTGTCATGCAGCTGACGCACTTGCTGAGGCTGGTGCAACTGAAGTATATGCTTCTTGTACTCACCCTGTTTTATCAGGCCCTGCGATGGATAATATTGAAAAATCAGCGATTAAGAAATTAATTGTTCTTGATACGATTGCAATATCTGAAGAACGTTTAATTGATAAGATTGAAATGATTTCAATCGCTGATTTGATTGCCGATGCAATTATTAGAATTCATGAAAAACGTCCTTTATCACCTCTTTTTGAAATTGAAAAATAA
- the purF gene encoding amidophosphoribosyltransferase has translation MTYEEKSLNEECGVFGIWGHPHAAQVTYFGLHSLQHRGQEGAGIVSNDNGRLLQHRDTGLLSEVFSNQADLAKLTGHAAIGHVRYATAGTASINNIQPFLYNFTDEQFGLCHNGNLTNALSLKKELEREGAIFNASSDTEILMHLIRRSHHPDFMGKVKEALNTVKGGFAYLLMTDDKLIAALDPNGFRPLSIGQLPNGAWVVSSETCAFEVIGAKWIRDVMPGELIIIDDSGITVGSYTKDTQLAICSMEYVYFARPDSTIYGVNVHTARKNMGRRLAQEFKHEADIVVGVPNSSLSAAMGFAEESGLPNEMGLVKNQYTQRTFIQPTQELREQGVRMKLSAVSGVVKGKRVVMIDDSIVRGTTSRRIVNLLREAGATEVHVAIGSPELKYPCFYGIDIQTRRELISANHDVDEVCQIIGADSLTYLSLDGMIDAIGLETDAPNGGLCVAYFDGNYPTPLYDYEEAYLKSLEEKVSFHIDNVAK, from the coding sequence ATGACATACGAAGAAAAATCTCTTAATGAAGAGTGTGGTGTATTTGGGATTTGGGGCCATCCTCATGCGGCTCAAGTAACCTATTTTGGTCTTCATAGCTTACAACACCGCGGGCAAGAAGGAGCTGGTATTGTTTCCAATGACAATGGTCGCTTACTTCAACACCGTGACACTGGACTTTTATCAGAAGTATTTAGCAACCAAGCCGACCTAGCGAAATTAACAGGTCATGCGGCTATTGGCCATGTCCGTTATGCTACTGCTGGGACAGCTTCTATCAATAATATTCAGCCTTTCCTTTACAATTTCACAGATGAACAATTTGGACTCTGCCATAATGGTAATCTGACCAATGCTTTATCTCTCAAGAAAGAGTTGGAACGAGAAGGAGCTATTTTTAATGCTTCGTCTGATACAGAAATACTAATGCATTTAATCAGACGCAGTCATCACCCAGACTTTATGGGCAAGGTCAAAGAGGCTCTCAATACTGTTAAGGGTGGCTTCGCCTATCTTTTAATGACTGACGACAAGTTAATTGCAGCTTTAGATCCTAATGGCTTCCGCCCACTGTCGATTGGGCAATTACCAAATGGCGCCTGGGTGGTATCAAGCGAGACCTGCGCCTTTGAGGTGATCGGGGCCAAGTGGATTCGTGATGTCATGCCTGGTGAATTAATTATCATTGATGACTCTGGAATCACAGTTGGTAGTTATACCAAAGATACACAACTGGCCATTTGTTCCATGGAATATGTTTATTTTGCAAGACCTGACTCAACAATCTACGGTGTTAATGTCCATACAGCTCGTAAAAATATGGGGCGTCGCTTAGCCCAAGAGTTCAAACATGAGGCAGATATTGTCGTTGGTGTACCTAATTCATCACTTTCAGCAGCCATGGGTTTCGCTGAAGAATCTGGTCTACCAAATGAAATGGGCTTGGTTAAAAATCAATATACTCAGAGAACTTTCATCCAACCAACACAAGAATTGCGTGAACAGGGTGTCCGCATGAAATTATCAGCTGTCTCTGGTGTTGTTAAAGGTAAGCGCGTGGTGATGATTGATGATTCGATTGTTCGTGGAACAACATCACGTAGAATTGTTAATCTGCTTCGTGAAGCTGGAGCGACTGAAGTTCACGTGGCTATTGGTAGCCCAGAACTGAAATATCCATGTTTCTATGGGATTGATATTCAAACCCGTCGTGAGCTGATCTCTGCAAACCATGATGTAGATGAGGTTTGTCAAATCATTGGGGCAGACTCATTGACTTATCTTTCTCTTGATGGGATGATTGATGCCATTGGCTTGGAAACAGATGCACCAAATGGTGGTCTCTGTGTTGCTTACTTTGATGGTAATTACCCAACACCACTTTATGACTATGAAGAAGCTTATCTCAAGAGTCTAGAAGAAAAAGTTAGTTTCCATATTGATAACGTTGCTAAATAG
- the plsX gene encoding phosphate acyltransferase PlsX: MKRIAVDAMGGDNAPKAIIEGVNQAIEVFSDIEVQLYGDQTKIKEYLKESDRVTIFHTDEKINSDDEPAKAIRRKKNASMVLAARAVKDGEADAVLSAGNTGALLAAGLFVVGRIKGVDRPGLLSTLPTTNQAGFDMLDLGANAENTASHLHQFAILGSFYAKNVRGLANPRVGLLNNGTEEMKGDPLRKETFALLSEEKEINFVGNVEARDLMSGVCDVVVADGFTGNAVLKSIEGTASGIMSQLKTSIKSGGFKAKLGALLLKDSLKDMKNSLDYSGAGGAVLFGLKAPVVKSHGSSDAKSIFYTIKQIRTMLETDVVGQLVEEFAKETQTDDEK; encoded by the coding sequence ATGAAAAGAATTGCAGTTGATGCTATGGGTGGCGACAATGCCCCGAAAGCAATTATAGAAGGTGTCAATCAAGCTATTGAAGTTTTTTCAGATATTGAAGTTCAACTTTATGGTGACCAAACTAAGATTAAAGAGTATTTAAAAGAGTCTGATCGAGTGACAATTTTCCATACTGATGAAAAAATCAATTCTGATGATGAGCCCGCTAAGGCAATTAGACGTAAGAAAAATGCCTCAATGGTGTTAGCAGCGCGAGCAGTCAAAGATGGAGAGGCTGATGCAGTTCTCTCAGCCGGTAATACAGGTGCTTTATTAGCCGCAGGTTTATTTGTTGTTGGTAGAATTAAAGGTGTTGATCGTCCAGGCTTATTGTCTACTTTGCCAACCACAAACCAAGCAGGCTTTGATATGTTAGATTTAGGTGCTAATGCTGAAAATACAGCTTCACACCTGCACCAATTTGCTATCTTGGGTTCTTTCTATGCTAAAAATGTCCGTGGACTTGCCAATCCTCGTGTTGGTTTATTAAATAATGGAACTGAAGAAATGAAAGGTGATCCCTTACGTAAGGAAACCTTTGCACTTCTATCAGAAGAAAAAGAAATCAATTTTGTTGGAAACGTTGAAGCACGTGACTTGATGTCAGGTGTTTGTGATGTTGTGGTTGCTGATGGTTTCACGGGAAACGCTGTTTTGAAATCAATTGAAGGAACGGCTAGTGGTATTATGTCACAACTAAAAACATCAATTAAATCAGGTGGTTTTAAGGCTAAACTAGGTGCATTACTGTTAAAAGACAGTTTAAAAGATATGAAAAATTCCTTAGATTACTCTGGCGCCGGTGGTGCCGTACTTTTTGGTTTAAAAGCACCAGTTGTAAAATCACATGGTTCTAGTGACGCGAAATCAATTTTTTATACTATTAAACAAATCCGTACTATGTTGGAAACAGATGTTGTTGGACAATTAGTTGAGGAATTTGCTAAGGAGACACAAACTGATGACGAGAAATGA
- the purC gene encoding phosphoribosylaminoimidazolesuccinocarboxamide synthase codes for MPEELIYTGKAKDIYSTEDDNVIKSVYKDQATMLNGARKETIEGKGVLNNKISSLIFSRLNEAGIATHFIKQVSDTEQLNKKVTIIPLEVVLRNIAAGSFSKRFSIEEGSSLANPIIEFYYKNDELDDPFMNDDHVKLLGIATAEQVDYIKEETRRINELLTKWFNAIELHLIDFKLEFGFDKDGKIILADEFSPDNCRLWDAQGNHMDKDVFRRNLGSLTDVYQVVYEKLKALK; via the coding sequence ATGCCAGAAGAACTAATTTATACAGGCAAAGCAAAAGATATCTACTCTACAGAGGATGATAATGTCATAAAGTCTGTGTATAAGGATCAAGCAACAATGTTGAATGGAGCACGGAAAGAAACCATCGAAGGAAAAGGTGTTTTAAATAATAAAATATCATCCCTTATTTTTTCTCGTCTGAATGAGGCTGGAATTGCAACGCATTTTATTAAGCAGGTTTCAGATACGGAACAATTAAACAAGAAGGTAACCATTATTCCTTTAGAAGTGGTTTTACGTAATATAGCTGCGGGTTCTTTTTCAAAACGTTTCAGCATTGAAGAAGGTAGTTCGCTGGCAAATCCTATTATTGAGTTCTACTATAAAAATGATGAACTTGATGATCCTTTTATGAATGATGACCACGTGAAGCTATTAGGCATTGCGACTGCTGAGCAAGTTGACTATATTAAAGAAGAAACTCGTCGTATTAATGAGCTCTTAACGAAATGGTTTAATGCCATTGAGTTACATCTGATTGATTTTAAACTTGAGTTTGGTTTTGACAAGGATGGCAAAATTATTTTGGCTGATGAGTTTTCACCAGATAATTGTCGCTTATGGGATGCCCAAGGAAATCATATGGATAAAGATGTTTTCAGAAGAAATCTTGGTAGTCTAACAGATGTTTATCAAGTTGTTTACGAAAAATTAAAAGCATTAAAATAA
- the recO gene encoding DNA repair protein RecO — METSQSHGIVLYNKNFREDDKLVKIFTEQAGKRMFFVKHAGKSKLSSVIQPLTAADFILKLNDIGLSYIEDYNQVETYKKINQDIFTLSYATYITALTDAALKDNEIDAQLFAFLKKTLDLMEEGLDYEVMANIFEVQILDRFGVRLNFHDCVFCHRTGLPFDFSHKYSGVLCPQHYHEDIHRNHLDPNVVYLLDQFQAIHFDELKVISLKPEMKEKLRLFIDELYDDYVGIHLKSKKFIDDLSTWGQIMKPSSEDN; from the coding sequence ATGGAAACTAGTCAGTCACATGGTATTGTTCTATATAATAAGAACTTTCGAGAAGATGATAAGTTAGTTAAAATCTTCACTGAGCAAGCTGGCAAACGGATGTTTTTTGTTAAGCATGCAGGGAAATCCAAGTTAAGTTCAGTGATTCAGCCCCTAACAGCCGCTGATTTTATCTTAAAATTAAACGACATTGGCTTATCTTATATAGAAGATTATAATCAAGTGGAAACTTATAAAAAAATTAATCAAGATATTTTTACCTTGTCTTATGCCACTTATATTACGGCTTTAACCGATGCAGCTTTAAAAGATAATGAGATTGATGCACAACTCTTTGCCTTTCTTAAAAAGACTTTAGATTTAATGGAAGAGGGTTTAGATTATGAAGTAATGGCTAACATCTTTGAGGTTCAAATATTGGATCGCTTTGGGGTCAGATTAAATTTTCATGATTGTGTCTTTTGTCACCGGACAGGACTGCCTTTTGATTTTTCGCATAAATATTCAGGTGTACTTTGTCCACAGCACTATCATGAAGATATTCACAGAAATCACTTAGATCCAAATGTAGTTTACTTATTAGATCAGTTTCAAGCCATTCACTTTGATGAGTTGAAAGTTATTTCTTTAAAACCGGAAATGAAGGAAAAACTCCGTTTGTTTATTGATGAATTGTATGACGATTATGTCGGAATTCATCTAAAGAGTAAAAAATTTATTGACGACTTGTCCACATGGGGACAAATTATGAAGCCCAGCTCAGAGGATAATTAA